The genomic region CACCATCCATGGCTCCGTACATTTGCGATTCGCGTTGTAATTGGCTACGGCGCGCTTTGGCTTCGTCCATGGTAATGGTGCCCGCGCGTAAGTCGGCATCAATACTCATTTGTTTACCCGGCATAGCATCCAAGGTAAAACGGGCCGCCACTTCGGATACACGCTCGGCACCTTTGGCCACCACAATAAAGTTAACCAGGGTAATAATCACAAACAAAACAAGCCCCACCACAAGCTGGCCTCTGGCCACGAAATTACCAAATGCCTCAATCACCTCACCGGCATAGCCTTCGGATAAAATGAGACGGGTAGATGAAATGTTAAGAGCCAAGCGATACAAAGTTGAAATAAGCAAAATGGTGGGAAATGAAGCTAACTTTAATCCGTCTGAAATATAGAGCGATACAAGAAGAATGATAACGCCTAACGAAATAGAAATAGTAAGACAAATATCCAGTAACCAGGGTGGCAACGGGATAATGATCATCGACAACACGCTGATAACAAGACCCGCCAAGATGAGATCGCTGTACTTCGTAATCAAACCATTAATATCATCCACACCTAATTTAGAAAAAAGCCAATTCATGAAATCCTTAAATAAAGGTTATATTGTACCCTGTTTTTACAGTGTAGCATCGTTCACTAAACTATCAAAACTAAAAGATATTTTTGCAATTCAGGTGCCATCACAAACGCCTCTTAAAGAATAAAATACTTATATTTATCAATATTTTATGGGCGTGCCTGGCACCGCGATCAATTTTAAATGGGGAGTAAATTCAGGGAGTTAGTTAATCTGGGGGTGGCAAAACCTCAAAAATGCCAAACATAGCAAGAGCCAAAAATCTCCCTTAATAAAATGTAATACAACTTCATACACCTTTAAACCCGATAACTAGTTAGTAGCTTACACTCATTTATGAAAACTTACCTCCTCATACTTTTTGCTCTCATAGTTCTGAGCACAGCGGCCTGCGACAACATGGGTAATGATTGTGTAGATGGCCTCTATGAGAGCCAGCCCTACTCCTTTTGCCGCAACTCCGATGCTTCTCATGGCTCCGATGAAAACCCTCCCAATGATGAAAACGAAAATGAAACAGGAAAGCTGATGGGCGATTGGTGTTACCGCTATTCAAAAGGGTCGGAAAACGAAAAACCCGATTACATGACCCTCTCTTTAGACACTGATAATAACCAGGTTACTTTAATGGAACGAGCCCATAACCTTGATGCTATATTAAATGAAGATTATTCAAACATCACCTTTACCACAAACTCCTTAAATGAAAATAGCGAAACCCAAACATTTAACTCCAGCGAATATGGTTCCTTTATACTAAAACTTATTGGGAATGATGTCCTGCAAATGACAAAAACAGGAAGCGCTCATCATCAAATTTATATACGCGATACTTTTGATAATTGTATTCTGCAGGGCCCTGCAATTTTGGGATGGGATTTGGTTCAATAGCCTAAAAAAGAGACGCAATGGAAGAAAAAACCACTTCTTTTTGCTCGCCGGTTTTGTAGTCTTTTAATTGAGCAACACCTTTTGCAAGTTCGCTCTCGCCTAGGATGATGACATAATCAAAATTGTATTTACCGGCGCGGCGCAACTGAGCCTTCATCGATTTTTCGGCGTAATCAATTTCAACAGTCATTCCTTTTGCTCGAAGTTCACCGGCCAATTTACGAGCGGGGGATTCTGTGCCGGAGCCCATAAAAACTATATAGGTTTTTTTGCCGCCTACTTCTGGTTTTTTATCACCCAAAAGAAGAATGAGACGTTCCATACCCAGCGCAAAACCAACGGCGGGAACATCCGGGCCACCCAATTCTTTCACGAGTCCATCATAACGCCCGCCACCGGCAAACGCATTTTGCGATCCTAAATCGTTGGATAAAAATTCAAACGCTGTGCGTTGGTAATAATCAAGCCCGCGAGCAATACGGGGATTCACGATGTATTTTGTTTGAGCGGCATCCAAACCACTTTTTACCGCATCAAAGTGTGTTTTGCATGGAACACAAAGTGCATCTAACAAAACTGGTGCGGCCTTCAACTTCTCTTTACACTTTTCTACCTTGCAATCAAAAACACGCATGGGATTTTTAGTGATGCGTTCTTGGCAATCGGCGCATAATTCGCCCGCAAGGGATTTTAAATGATCTGTCAATTTTTTCTGAAACGGTACACGACATTCAGTACAACCCAAACTGTTAATTTGCAGCTCGTAATTTTTAACGCCCACTTTTTGAAAAAACAAATCGAGCATGCCAATTACTTCGGCATCGGCGGCAGGTTCGGTAGCGCCAAATAATTCTACACCAATCTGATGAAACTGGCGAAGCCGGCCCTTCTGCGGGCGTTCATAGCGAAACATGGGGCCGATATAATAAAATTTTGTCACCGGATCGGCGCGCTGGATATTATGTTCAATGTAGGCGCGGACTACGGAGGCTGTGCCTTCGGGACGCAAAGTAACAGAATCGCCACCCTTATCATCAAAGGTATACATTTCTTTTTTTACAACACCGGTTTCGGTGCCAATACCGCGTTCAAAAAGGGAAGTTTCTTCTAAAAGAGGGGTTCTAATTTCTTCGTAAAAATATTTTGAAAAATGCTCACGGGCAGTTTTTTCTACCGCTTGCCACAAGGCAATGTCGGGAGAAAGATTATCTTTCATTCCTGTGATGGCTTTAATCGTCATAATAAACCAAGCTCAACGGGCCGTTGAAGGGGAGGCTCCGTCCGGCTTTGCCGGTGGAGGGGGCGACGCTAGCCCCTTCAATAGATAACTTTATTTAAGGGGTATTCTACAATGCCACTAGCACCCGCAGCCTTAAGTTGCGGAATAATATCACGCACGGTAGCCTCGGCCACAATCACTTCTAAACTTAAACCTTTACCGTCTAAATGCTCGCTAACAGTAGGCGATTTAAGCGATGGAAGAGATGCCATAATTTTTTTAAGATTCGCCTTGGGAATATTCATTTTTAAACCCACTTTTTCCTCGGCAGCAATAGCACCCTGCAACAACATCACCATGTTTTCAATCTTTTGTCTTTTCCAGGGGTTTTTCCACGAATCTTTGTTGGCAATAAACAAAGTGTTTGATTCTAAAAGAGTATCAACAATGCGTAAATTATTGGCGCGCAATGACGAACCGGTTTCGGTAAGCTCTACAATAGCATCGGCTAAAACAGGAGGCTTTACTTCGGTAGCACCCCACGAAAACTCAACCGAGGCATTTACCTTTTTTTCTTTTAAAAAGCGCTGTGTATACTTAACCAGTTCGGTAGAAATACGCTTTCCTTCCAAATCTTTCACAGTTTTAATTTTAGAATCGTTAGGCACAGCCAACACCCAGCGCACGGGACGTAAGCCGGCTTTAGCATACTTTAACTCGGCCACTTCTACTACTTTGGCTCCCTCTTCCATCACCCAATCACGGCCAGTTAAGCCTGCATCAAGCACACCATCTTGTACATACCGTGCCATTTCTTGGGCGCGGATGAGCATACCGGATAATTCGGGATCGTTAATAGATGGAAAATAAGAACGCGATGAGGCGTTAATATCGTAACCTGCCTTTTTAAACAGGCGAAAAGTTGATTCTTGAAGGGATCCTTTGGGTAAACCCAATTTAAGCTCGTTTGCCATAACTATAACCGTATAAAAGTTGAAATGTTTTTTAAGAGGGCTTAGTTACTGGTTTTATTATCAAAAAGCAAGGTAGAAATCCTTGCAATTACAAAGCTGTGAGGCTAAGATCCGCCACCACACAAAGGAGGCTTTTCATGAAACGTTTTCTTCTGGCAGTATCCATTCTTTTAGTATCCTGTTCGCAGGTAAAACTCTCTTCCAACACCGCCGGCGGCGACCCCTTAGATGCCGTTAACACCGGTAAAGACATGGTACTGATAGGCAAAAGCACCATCAAGGAAGGCACTCTTGAATTTTTAGCAAAAATCAACCCACGCGTAGGAGCCCAACTTAAAAACCCCATCGCTAAAAAGAAACTGGTAGAAAACCTGGTAGAACAAGAACTCTTGTATCAAGAAGCTGTAAAACGTGGTCTCGACCGCGATAATGAAGCCCTTACCAAAGCTGCCCTCTACAAAAAAATTATCATCTCGCAAGCTCTGGTAGATGCCGAAGTAAAAAAGAAAGCCAAAACCTATTACGACGACAAAAAAGCATCCGAGTTTACCACGCTTGAAGCCGCTCAAATTACAATAGACTGGTTAATGCCCGAACCCACCAGCGATAATAAAGACCAAACCGCTGCCAATCGTGAGCCCTCCGCCGACGAAAAACAAAAAACCCTGGAAAAAGCCAAACAAATTAAAGCCCGCTTAGCTTCCGGTGAAGACTTTGCCAAAGTAGCAGAAGAAATGTCGGACGATAAAGCCACCAAGAAAAAAGGCGGCAACATGGGCGATATTAACATTGAAGACAAACGCCTTGCCCGTCGTGGAATGGAACAAGTGGGGCCCGTTGCTTTTAAAATGAAAAAAGACGAAGTATCCGACCCTATAGAAGTTAAAAAGGGTTATGTAATTATTAAAGTGCTCAGCGACCAAAAAGAAATTCCTTTTGAAGATGCCGAAAAAGGCATTGAAATGCAGCTCACCAAGCAGGTGAAAGATGAATTGGTGGCCGAGCTCACCAAAAACAACACCATTGTTTATGCCGATACAACCTTAAAAGATGCACCTAAAACAGAGGAAGCCGTACCGGCTCCCGAGGGTGTACCTCCTGCAGCCGAAGCTCCCGTTGCTCCTGGAGCCGAAACAGCGCCAGCAGCACCGGCTCCTGCTCCCGAGGCAGGAACCACAACACCACCTACTAACCCACAACCGGCCCAAACTCAGCCTGCTGTTCCCGCTGAACCCGCAGCACCGGCTCCAACTCCAGCACCTGCTCCGGCTCCAACAGAAGGTGCTCATTAATAATGGTAACTCCAACTACTTACAAAGATGCCGGTGTTGATATAGACGAAGGCGATGGCCTGGTTGATGACATTGGTGACATGGTTAAAAAAACCCAGCGCCCCGAACTTTTAGGGGGCTTAGGTGGATATGCTGGGCTTTTTGGATTAGATCTCAAAAAATTTCCAGAACCTGTTTTGGTATCGTCCACCGATGGCGTTGGCACTAAATTAAAACTGGCATTTGAAATGAATGTTTTTAACACCGTAGGCGTTGATTTAGTGGCCATGTGTGTGAACGACCTTGTTTGCTGCGGTGCCGAACCCCTCTTCTTTTTAGATTACTATGCTACCGGCAAGCTAGAGCGCGCCCAGGCACGCGACGTTATTAAAGGCATTGCTGGCGCACTGGCCAACATTCGTTGCACCCTTATTGGTGGTGAAACGGCCGAAATGCCCGGCATGTATGCCAAGGGTGAATTTGACCTGGCCGGTTTTTCGGTGGGCGCTGTTAATAAACCAGATATTATTGACGGCTCCAAAGTTGCTGAAGGCGATGCTGTTATTGGGCTAGCCAGCTCGGGCGTTCATTCTAACGGGTATTCGCTGGTTCGTAAAATCATTGAAAAAAATAACATCAACATTAAAACTTTTAAAGAAGGACTAGATAAGCCCATTGGTGAAGTTTTACTAGTACCCACTCAAATTTACGTTAATCCGGTATTAGAGCTCATTAAAAAAGTAAAAGTAAAAGCTTTGGCACATATTACTGGCGGCGGCATTGTAGAAAACCTGCCACGCGTGTTGCCCAATGCCCTTGCCGCCCGTATTGAAAAAAATAAAATAGAAACACCTGCCATTTTTAAAGTGTTAAAGCATTTGGGTGCAGTGCCCGAAGATGAAATGTGGCGCGTATTTAACATGGGAGTAGGTTTTGTGGTGATTGCCTCTTCCCAAGACGCTCAAAATGTTATAGATATTTGTAAAGCTCAAGGCTATAAAGCCTCGTTAATGGGCAACATTGTAAAACGTTCAACTACAGGAGTAGAACTTGTCTGAAAAAACCTTAACATTAGGTGTGTTGGTTTCGGGGAGAGGCACTAATTTACAAGCCTTAATTGACGCCCGCTACGAACGTAAATTAGCCGCAACCGTAGGTGTTGTTATTTCTAACAAACCCGATTCGCGCGCCATAGAACGTTCGCGCAAGGCTGGCATTCCGGCGTTTGTAATAGAACCGCAAGCCGGCGAATCACGCGA from bacterium harbors:
- the hisS gene encoding histidine--tRNA ligase; translated protein: MTIKAITGMKDNLSPDIALWQAVEKTAREHFSKYFYEEIRTPLLEETSLFERGIGTETGVVKKEMYTFDDKGGDSVTLRPEGTASVVRAYIEHNIQRADPVTKFYYIGPMFRYERPQKGRLRQFHQIGVELFGATEPAADAEVIGMLDLFFQKVGVKNYELQINSLGCTECRVPFQKKLTDHLKSLAGELCADCQERITKNPMRVFDCKVEKCKEKLKAAPVLLDALCVPCKTHFDAVKSGLDAAQTKYIVNPRIARGLDYYQRTAFEFLSNDLGSQNAFAGGGRYDGLVKELGGPDVPAVGFALGMERLILLLGDKKPEVGGKKTYIVFMGSGTESPARKLAGELRAKGMTVEIDYAEKSMKAQLRRAGKYNFDYVIILGESELAKGVAQLKDYKTGEQKEVVFSSIASLF
- the hisG gene encoding ATP phosphoribosyltransferase, with translation MANELKLGLPKGSLQESTFRLFKKAGYDINASSRSYFPSINDPELSGMLIRAQEMARYVQDGVLDAGLTGRDWVMEEGAKVVEVAELKYAKAGLRPVRWVLAVPNDSKIKTVKDLEGKRISTELVKYTQRFLKEKKVNASVEFSWGATEVKPPVLADAIVELTETGSSLRANNLRIVDTLLESNTLFIANKDSWKNPWKRQKIENMVMLLQGAIAAEEKVGLKMNIPKANLKKIMASLPSLKSPTVSEHLDGKGLSLEVIVAEATVRDIIPQLKAAGASGIVEYPLNKVIY
- a CDS encoding peptidylprolyl isomerase; this encodes MKRFLLAVSILLVSCSQVKLSSNTAGGDPLDAVNTGKDMVLIGKSTIKEGTLEFLAKINPRVGAQLKNPIAKKKLVENLVEQELLYQEAVKRGLDRDNEALTKAALYKKIIISQALVDAEVKKKAKTYYDDKKASEFTTLEAAQITIDWLMPEPTSDNKDQTAANREPSADEKQKTLEKAKQIKARLASGEDFAKVAEEMSDDKATKKKGGNMGDINIEDKRLARRGMEQVGPVAFKMKKDEVSDPIEVKKGYVIIKVLSDQKEIPFEDAEKGIEMQLTKQVKDELVAELTKNNTIVYADTTLKDAPKTEEAVPAPEGVPPAAEAPVAPGAETAPAAPAPAPEAGTTTPPTNPQPAQTQPAVPAEPAAPAPTPAPAPAPTEGAH
- the purM gene encoding phosphoribosylformylglycinamidine cyclo-ligase, translated to MVTPTTYKDAGVDIDEGDGLVDDIGDMVKKTQRPELLGGLGGYAGLFGLDLKKFPEPVLVSSTDGVGTKLKLAFEMNVFNTVGVDLVAMCVNDLVCCGAEPLFFLDYYATGKLERAQARDVIKGIAGALANIRCTLIGGETAEMPGMYAKGEFDLAGFSVGAVNKPDIIDGSKVAEGDAVIGLASSGVHSNGYSLVRKIIEKNNINIKTFKEGLDKPIGEVLLVPTQIYVNPVLELIKKVKVKALAHITGGGIVENLPRVLPNALAARIEKNKIETPAIFKVLKHLGAVPEDEMWRVFNMGVGFVVIASSQDAQNVIDICKAQGYKASLMGNIVKRSTTGVELV